From a single Arthrobacter sp. SLBN-112 genomic region:
- a CDS encoding pyridoxamine 5'-phosphate oxidase family protein — MTDAQGISKVTDIINDSKIGMVTTINEEGALVSRPLAVQEVKDDGDMWFFTGLGTSQVAHVRADPRVNVAFGKNTEWVSVAGTAEVVTDRAKIHELWNQAVEAWFPDGPDTPEVCLLRIDSDSAEYWTSPGGTAATVLQWVKAKVTNSRMSVGESGTVEL; from the coding sequence ATGACTGACGCCCAGGGCATCAGCAAGGTTACTGACATCATCAACGATTCCAAGATCGGGATGGTCACCACCATCAACGAAGAAGGCGCCCTCGTCAGCCGGCCGCTGGCCGTCCAGGAGGTTAAGGACGACGGCGACATGTGGTTCTTCACGGGCCTTGGCACGTCCCAGGTTGCGCATGTCCGGGCTGATCCGCGCGTTAACGTCGCCTTTGGCAAGAACACCGAATGGGTGTCCGTGGCCGGAACCGCCGAGGTGGTCACGGACCGGGCCAAGATCCATGAACTGTGGAACCAGGCGGTTGAAGCCTGGTTCCCGGACGGCCCGGATACTCCCGAGGTGTGCCTGTTGCGCATCGATTCGGACTCTGCCGAGTACTGGACCAGCCCGGGCGGCACGGCCGCCACGGTTCTGCAGTGGGTGAAGGCAAAGGTCACCAACAGCCGGATGAGCGTTGGCGAAAGCGGCACCGTGGAGTTGTAG
- a CDS encoding DUF6919 domain-containing protein, with product MKPEEVPVHDQYGRLLEDRGVWRQATTLEAAGELTARWLEGGSSYQPGHFAAGFDDETTPIAAALAELNRNGLFTRESQPGIRTGGAAQRQYVTGFCSAGTAGSLLALSTRTELVTVAHAPGEASNAAIPVTLAGPEITTVLGSSENPVEEDQIRDWADETNDALALLLADSWYVEILDPVWGRNDVLLPAVLAALKGAEQP from the coding sequence TCCACGATCAGTACGGCCGGCTGCTGGAGGACCGCGGAGTCTGGCGCCAGGCCACCACCCTGGAGGCCGCCGGCGAACTGACGGCCCGGTGGCTGGAAGGCGGCAGTTCGTACCAGCCGGGCCATTTTGCCGCCGGCTTCGACGACGAGACCACGCCGATCGCCGCAGCCCTGGCCGAACTGAACCGGAACGGGCTGTTTACCAGGGAATCTCAGCCGGGCATCCGGACCGGCGGTGCTGCACAACGGCAGTACGTAACGGGATTCTGCAGCGCCGGCACTGCAGGCAGCCTGCTGGCGCTGTCCACCCGCACGGAACTGGTGACCGTTGCCCACGCACCGGGCGAAGCAAGCAACGCTGCCATTCCCGTGACGCTCGCCGGGCCTGAGATCACCACGGTGCTGGGCTCCAGCGAGAATCCCGTGGAGGAGGATCAAATCCGGGACTGGGCAGATGAAACCAACGATGCCCTGGCCCTCCTGCTTGCAGACTCCTGGTACGTGGAAATCCTGGATCCGGTGTGGGGGCGCAATGACGTGCTGCTGCCGGCAGTGCTCGCGGCACTGAAAGGGGCGGAGCAGCCTTAG